From the Peromyscus leucopus breed LL Stock chromosome 8b, UCI_PerLeu_2.1, whole genome shotgun sequence genome, one window contains:
- the LOC114683011 gene encoding olfactory receptor 2A12-like, with amino-acid sequence MWGPLISSHSNRDGSVAGMGPQNSSTIAELVLVGFSDHPQTEIPLFLFFSLVYLANCLGNTAVVTSVALDSSLQTPMYFFLCHLAFLNGLFSTVVTPKMLFNFLASRKVISYPFCLAQTYLTLFLESTECFLLAVMAIDRYVAICYPLRYLLIMSWAVCTALAVAVWVTGFCASVIPLYIVILPLCGPYVVDYLFCELPVLLHMFCADTSLQEATMAIGGAGTVLLPFLLIVLSYLRILVAVIRIDSVEGRKKAFSTCASHLAVVTIYYGTGLIRYLRPKSLYSAEGDKLISVFYAVIGPALNPFIYSLRNKEVQSAMRRVIERYKKGTRITF; translated from the coding sequence ATGTGGGGTCCTTTAATTTCTTCTCATTCGaacagggatggctcagtagcaGGCATGGGACCCCAGAACTCCAGCACCATCGCTGAGCTGGTCCTTGTGGGGTTTTCTGATCACCCCCAGACTgagattcccctcttcctcttcttctccctggtCTACCTAGCGAACTGTCTGGGGAACACGGCTGTCGTCACGTCAGTGGCTCTAGACTCCTCTCTGCAGACacccatgtatttcttcctctgcCACCTGGCTTTCCTCAATGGACTCTTCAGCACAGTTGTGACTCCAAAGATGCTCTTCAATTTTCTTGCAAGCAGGAAGGTCATCTCTTACCCATTCTGCCTGGCTCAGACCTACCTCACTCTATTCTTGGAGTCAACCGAGTGCTTTCTCCTTGCAGTGATGGCCATAGATCGCTACGTGGCCATCTGCTATCCGCTGAGGTACCTTCTCATCATGAGCTGGGCGGTGTGTACAGCTCTGGCAGTGGCAGTCTGGGTCACAGGCTTTTGTGCCTCAGTTATACCTCTCTACATCGTAATCCTTCCACTCTGCGGTCCTTACGTTGTTGATTATCTTTTCTGTGAACTGCCTGTCCTTCTGCACATGTTCTGTGCAGACACATCTCTGCAGGAGGCCACGATGGCCATCGGAGGGGCTGGCACAGTGCTACTCCCTTTCCTCCTGATTGTCCTCTCCTACCTTCGCATCTTGGTGGCTGTGATAAGAATAGACTCAGTTGAGGGCAGAAAAAAGGCCTTTTCAACGTGTGCTTCACACTTGGCTGTGGTGACCATCTATTATGGAACAGGGCTGATCAGGTACTTGAGGCCCAAGTCCCTCTACTCCGCCGAGGGagacaagctgatctctgtgttCTATGCGGTCATCGGTCCAGCACTGAACCCGTTCATCTACAGTCTACGGAACAAGGAAGTGCAGAGTGCCATGAGGCGAGTGATTGAGAGGTACaaaaaaggcacaagaatcacaTTCTAG